The following proteins come from a genomic window of Candidatus Izemoplasmatales bacterium:
- a CDS encoding V-type ATP synthase subunit K, whose amino-acid sequence MNITAQALAIIGAAMAAALAGLGSAMGVQMAGKAAAGVLSEKPELFGKLIILQALPGTQGMYGFIVAILVLGKAGALAVDAPVAEGWQLFFACIPIALVGLMSAVFQAKMAVSAIHMTAKQPAASGRGITMTVLVETYAILALLASILLIG is encoded by the coding sequence ATGAACATCACTGCACAAGCATTGGCAATCATCGGCGCGGCGATGGCCGCCGCCCTCGCCGGCCTCGGCTCCGCCATGGGTGTCCAGATGGCCGGCAAGGCCGCCGCCGGCGTCCTTTCGGAAAAGCCGGAACTCTTCGGCAAGCTCATCATCCTGCAGGCCCTTCCCGGCACGCAGGGCATGTACGGCTTCATCGTCGCGATCCTGGTCCTCGGCAAGGCCGGCGCGCTCGCCGTCGACGCCCCCGTCGCCGAAGGCTGGCAGCTCTTCTTCGCCTGCATCCCGATCGCCCTCGTCGGCCTCATGTCGGCCGTCTTCCAGGCCAAGATGGCCGTCTCCGCGATCCACATGACCGCGAAGCAGCCCGCCGCCTCCGGCCGCGGCATCACCATGACCGTCCTCGTCGAGACCTACGCGATTCTCGCGCTTCTCGCGAGCATCCTCCTGATCGGTTGA
- a CDS encoding V-type ATP synthase subunit E family protein has product MIPVPATLYDKIELKGAEDAAKILAAAEEKAAMLVDGVIKTAQGESAERLKIAERAAAAVVRNAVTQARQAAKRVTLERRKAAMDDVFDTAVGALAGLSDDAYAALVARFLKDEGLTGSETIRVSAREHARFARLFSSKGDLTLDLLSRRLGLKAGTLALDSEPAAIDGGLLVVGRDFDVDRSYRTVLSDLRDGLEPELAEILFGAGE; this is encoded by the coding sequence ATGATTCCTGTGCCAGCCACCCTCTATGACAAAATCGAACTGAAGGGCGCGGAGGACGCGGCGAAGATCCTCGCCGCGGCCGAAGAGAAGGCCGCCATGCTCGTCGACGGCGTCATCAAAACCGCCCAAGGCGAGAGCGCGGAGCGCCTCAAGATCGCCGAGCGGGCCGCCGCCGCCGTCGTGCGCAACGCCGTCACCCAGGCGCGGCAGGCCGCCAAGCGCGTCACCCTCGAACGCCGCAAGGCGGCGATGGACGACGTCTTCGACACCGCCGTCGGCGCCCTCGCCGGCCTTTCCGACGATGCCTACGCCGCCCTCGTCGCGCGTTTCCTCAAGGACGAAGGCCTGACCGGATCGGAAACGATCCGCGTCTCCGCCCGCGAGCACGCCCGTTTCGCCCGCCTCTTCTCGAGCAAGGGCGACCTCACCCTCGACCTGCTTTCCCGCCGTCTCGGCCTCAAGGCCGGAACGCTCGCGCTCGATTCCGAGCCCGCCGCGATCGACGGCGGCCTCTTGGTCGTCGGCCGCGACTTCGACGTCGACCGCTCCTACCGCACCGTGCTTTCCGACCTCCGCGACGGCCTCGAGCCGGAACTCGCGGAGATCCTCTTCGGCGCGGGTGAGTGA
- a CDS encoding V-type ATP synthase subunit I: protein MIVAMKKASVAVLAEDRERLLESLQRSGTLMPVKPGENIAAADSSDADALAIRTEKSLKLLERYKNRKLVSDQEPATVDYDSFAIDDPVRIELLREVETLDETVQRLKGEAATLQSERAALLPWIDLEIPLSELGRRGSTVVHAGIVPPSRLAAVESEAASVSSETSSYGSSPEGVALVVAAFAEDDAAAIERIRAAGFVEAALPRIRTTAREALAEKDERLAGNAAALAAAESRLSELSGRRTPLEVLNDRTLSASERLRTPVAETTSAAFLEGWVRVDQIDRLRAALDRATDVYDLELTDPAPDETPPTAVKNNRFVTAFETITDMFAKPSYGEIDPNPVMSIWYWMLFGMMMADVGYGVVMAVLFSFLIKKMRAKGETLKLLKLLLYTSVTTIFWGLLFNSYFGASIGFMSFLQILNPVEDTMVLLGISLFVGVLHIFTGLIMKAANNLRKKDLMAVFADSFAWILLITGLGMLLVPSLITLPDGAKIAAAGKWVAIAGAAVIVLFAGRSVKNPIGRIGSGLYALYGVTGYLGDIMSYSRVLALALTSAIIGQVMNQLAGMVQGVHWYGILFAIPIYVVGHVFNLVMGLLSAYVHTSRLQFIEFYAKFYEGAGYEFRPLSIQSKYVDVRADGE, encoded by the coding sequence ATGATCGTCGCCATGAAGAAGGCGAGCGTCGCCGTGCTCGCGGAGGACCGCGAACGGCTGCTCGAAAGCCTTCAGCGCTCCGGTACGCTGATGCCGGTCAAACCCGGCGAGAATATTGCCGCTGCCGACTCTTCGGATGCGGACGCGCTCGCGATCCGCACCGAGAAATCGCTCAAGCTGCTCGAACGATACAAGAACCGCAAGTTGGTCTCTGACCAGGAACCCGCGACCGTCGACTACGACTCCTTCGCGATCGACGATCCCGTCCGGATCGAACTGCTCCGGGAGGTCGAGACGCTCGACGAGACCGTCCAGCGCCTGAAGGGCGAAGCGGCCACGCTCCAGTCCGAACGCGCCGCGCTCCTTCCCTGGATCGACCTCGAGATCCCGCTTTCCGAGCTCGGACGCCGGGGATCCACCGTCGTCCACGCCGGCATCGTTCCGCCCTCGCGGCTCGCCGCGGTGGAATCGGAAGCCGCATCCGTTTCATCCGAGACCTCAAGTTACGGCTCTTCACCCGAAGGGGTCGCGCTCGTCGTCGCCGCCTTCGCCGAGGATGACGCCGCGGCGATCGAACGGATCCGCGCCGCCGGCTTCGTCGAGGCCGCCCTGCCGCGCATTCGCACGACCGCCCGGGAGGCTCTCGCCGAGAAGGACGAACGGCTCGCCGGAAACGCCGCCGCGCTGGCGGCCGCGGAATCAAGGCTGTCCGAACTCTCCGGCCGTAGGACGCCCCTCGAGGTCCTGAACGACCGCACGCTGAGCGCCTCCGAACGGCTTCGGACGCCCGTCGCCGAGACGACCTCGGCCGCCTTCCTGGAAGGCTGGGTGCGCGTCGACCAGATCGACCGGCTCCGCGCCGCCCTCGATCGCGCGACGGATGTCTACGACCTCGAGCTGACCGATCCGGCTCCGGACGAAACGCCGCCGACCGCGGTCAAAAACAACCGCTTCGTGACCGCCTTCGAGACGATCACCGACATGTTCGCGAAACCGTCGTACGGCGAGATCGACCCGAATCCGGTGATGTCGATCTGGTACTGGATGCTGTTCGGGATGATGATGGCCGACGTCGGCTACGGCGTTGTGATGGCCGTGCTCTTCAGCTTCCTGATCAAGAAGATGCGGGCGAAGGGCGAGACCCTGAAGCTCCTCAAGCTTCTGCTCTACACGAGCGTCACCACGATCTTCTGGGGACTGCTCTTCAACAGCTACTTCGGCGCGAGCATCGGCTTCATGTCATTCCTCCAGATCCTGAATCCGGTCGAGGACACGATGGTGCTGCTCGGCATCTCGCTCTTCGTGGGCGTGCTGCACATCTTCACCGGTCTGATCATGAAGGCCGCGAACAACCTCCGGAAGAAGGACCTGATGGCGGTGTTCGCCGACTCGTTCGCCTGGATCCTGCTGATCACCGGCCTCGGGATGCTGCTCGTGCCGTCGCTCATCACCCTGCCCGACGGTGCGAAGATCGCAGCTGCCGGCAAGTGGGTCGCGATCGCCGGCGCCGCCGTGATCGTCCTGTTCGCCGGACGGTCGGTGAAGAATCCGATCGGTCGGATCGGTTCGGGGCTCTACGCCCTGTACGGCGTAACCGGATACCTCGGCGACATCATGTCCTATTCCCGCGTCCTCGCGCTCGCGCTCACCTCGGCGATCATCGGCCAGGTCATGAACCAGCTCGCCGGGATGGTCCAGGGAGTCCACTGGTACGGCATCCTCTTCGCGATTCCGATCTACGTGGTCGGACACGTCTTCAACCTCGTGATGGGACTGCTCTCGGCGTACGTGCATACGAGCCGCCTGCAGTTCATCGAGTTCTACGCCAAGTTCTACGAAGGCGCGGGCTACGAGTTCCGCCCGCTTTCGATCCAAAGCAAATACGTCGACGTCCGCGCCGACGGCGAATGA